TTCACATAAAAATGCGTGCCTGAGAAAATCTTGTTTTCCACATCTACCAGAACCTGAAACGGGAAAATTATCTCCGATGATCTGATTTTGGCGAGGACAAAATCAACAACACAGAAAGTCGGAAACTACTGTATTCAACAATGTCGCAAGCTGACAAGCTTAGATTAGATGTCCAGCTGCACCATCTGCCAAAGTTTCCCACCTGCAACTTAGTCTTGAGTGTTAAACTCTGCCATTTAAACTGGCAGGAAATCTAATGGAGCATAAGTTGATGTCGAGTGGCACAAAAATTCAATCCCCAAATGCATTTAGACTGAGACATTTTTTTGCGAATATGCAAAGTTTGCGTATCATTCATTGATAGGTAGAAACAAGGCATGTGAGCAAAGCAATGCACCGAATGCTGACAAAGGAACATTCAGGGTGCTATTTAATCATGACAATAATAAGCTCAAACCAAATATGTTCCATCAACACATCCAAAAGAGGAAGTTCAACAAGAACCACACCGAAGAGGTTACATGAGACATCGGAGTAAGTTCACTATGACCACATTCTAAATTCATCTACCATTACAAGATCCGTGGAGTTTCTTGTTCGACGTGGCAACTGGTGACGACGATGACACTCGCGACTCCTCGATAGATGTTCCTTTCTTCTTTGTAGCTCCGTGGTCTCCATGTCAGTGGCTAAGTTGGTCGGTGGTGCTCATTGGATGTGTGTTAGGTTCTATCGGTTTTAGCCTGGTTTTCCGTCTATTAACCAGACAATTCTCACTCTCTTCTTAAGTAATaaaaaatggcaagtcttttgcctcctTCAAAAATGTTATGCTATTAAAGAATAGAGTAGCTTGGCATCATTGTAGATTTCGATAGTTCCATTCACCGAATTATTTTTGCCTATTTAAATGTTTGGAATAGCACACTTTTTCATATTTTCACGGCTGTTTTTCCTCACTAAATCAAATAAAATATATTCCATAGTTTAGGAATCACAAACTTAGCCTTTCTATAGCTATTTTCCACATCAAATTGTAAGATAATTTAGCATTTCAACAGTCACAAACTTAGCCTCAAACTAACTAATTTCTAACCCTTCCCGTTCTCAACTGAGTAGAGGGTTGTGACATGATGAGTTCTTTTGGTTTTGTGTCGTCTGTAACCAAACCTTTAGAGATGTAATGGCGGAACATTAAAATGCCATGATATTAGGGAGATAACCAAAATCAACAACACAGGAAATAATTCCGCAATGTCGCCATCCCAGTCTTGTTGTCGCTCTCCTTGTTTGTTTCATATATTGATACATCATACATCTACAACGATGCAATGTCAAATCAACATGAAAATCCAGATGTTGAGAATCAAAATTTGAATTCTTTTGTGCATGTCATGGTTCATGTTGTATTTCAGAGACTTGCTTAATGATTTATTGGTAAGGCCCTTATTCTCTCACACACAAAGATAGGGACAACAGTGGGAAGTTGAGAGTGGTCAATGTGGGATAGAGGAGGGGGTATAAGTGTTATTCATTCATTTGGCAAACGCTTACGGGCTGAAAGGAAGCAACATTCGTGCAACACCTTTATTATATTACAAGAAAACATAAACATATACTTCTGCATAACATGTGAACTGTAGTGCCGAACCATTCACTGACTTTATTCTTCTGGCCCTTTTAACTAGTAGCTCCCTATTCTCCGAGAGAGAAGGCCGCCGCATCATGGGTGTCAGACAGACCGGTGTCGGTCTTGACGGTGACCTTATCAGCAGAAGACTCATCCACATAGACCTCGACCAAAGACATGTCCTCGATCTTGACCCCGGTGACCTTCTTCATCTTGCCCTTCTCCACAAAAGAGGTCACCTCGGTGTCGTAGGAGACGGTCTGGTTGATCTTCTTGAAGGtgtgctcgttcttcttcttctgaagcaTCCACACAAACCCACTCTCACAGTTGTGCCCGACCTCCTCGATGTCATCCATAGGAAAGAGGCCTTTCGGGAGGCTGAGTTCTTCGAGAAGCTCGACCGTCTTCTGCTTGCAGATATCGTTCCCCTTGTGGACCTCGGCGCCGGCGCGGTGGCTCTCGACAAGCTGGGACGCCATTTTGGGGAAGTGGGTTTTAATTTGCTGGATTGGTAGATGAGCTTGTTGAACGTGATAGATCAGGATCTGATGGTGCTGCCTTATATAGTTGTTGCAAGTTGTACTGGCTGCAAAGAGCCTCTTCGAAGGTGCTACGCGTGCGCCAGCCAAGTGAGACCGGCAACTCTCCTCTGTGGAATTCCTCTTCAGATGCTTCTGTTTTGAGGAAGAAAAATGAACGTCTCCCCTTTGGAGTTAGATCATTACGTCCAGCCATATCTGACCATTGAAATGCCTTATGCTGAACTCCACAGCAGAACACTCTGAGTTGAGCTGGTCACGGATGACTTAATTGACCATTGCGTATATTGGTGTGCCATCGCAGCTGCGGGTGGAAGCAATGTGCTTGCCACAGTTCTGCAAGAAGGAAACACAGTCCAACAACAGGTTCTGTGTTGAAGTCAGTTGGACATGTACCTCTCTAATTTCTGTTGTAACCATCCTCCGGTGCTCATGTTATGTGGGTTAGGTTTATTATTTTTAACCCGTTTTTTCATTAGTTAAGCGGGCATTCCTCACTCTCTTCTTAATGAAAATAACAAGTCTTCTGCCTCGTTATAAACTTATATGCTATTAAAGAATAGACTAGCTTGGCATCATCGTAGATTTTGGAAGTTCCATTCACCGATTATTTTTGCCTATTTAAATATTTGGGATAGCTTGTTTTTGCATATTCATGGCTGTTTTTCCTCACTAAATTAAAAAAGAACTTAGTTTAGCAATCACAAACTTAGTCTTTTTATAAGTATTTCCCCATCAAATTGTAAGGTAATTTAGCATGCATTTCAACGGTCACAAACTTAGCCTCGAACTAACTAATTTCCAACCCTTCGCGTTCTCAACTGAGTAGAGGGTTGTGGCATGATCAGTTCTTTACGTTTTGTGTTGTCTGTAACCTAACCTTTAGAGATGTAATGGGGGAACATTAAAAATGTTGTGAGCAACTTGTTTTCACATCAACCTGAACTTAGAATTAGAAAGTACTCTAATCCTCAACCATAGCAGTAGGAGTTTTTCTCTGTGTTGGTTTTGTCTTTTTTTTACTAGTTCTTAAATTTTGGCtagttttggcttgctctagtttcTGCTTTTGTCTTCTTTTTTCCCTTTGCATTTTCTCAGCAATCTTTCAACACAAGGAAAAAAAAGACAAGAACTTGTTTTTGAATAAAAATATGTGTCTAAGAAAAATGTTTTCCACGTCGACCTGAACCATAAATGTGGAAATAAACTCCGATGATTTGATATTAGCGAGAAAATTAAAATCAACAAAACAGGAAATTATTCCACAATGTTTCCATTCAAGCCTGGCTGTCaatcttttttttttgagacactGATATAGCATACATCTAAAATTATGAAATGTTAAAATCAACATGAAAATCTATATATAGAGAATCAAAATAAGATTTCTTCTGTGCATGTCATGGTTCATGTTGTATTTCAAAGCCTTGCATAATTATTTGTTAATAAGGCCCTTATTCTCTCAGACACAAAGATAGGGACAACAGTGGGAAGTTGAGAGTGGTCGATGTGGGATAAGTGTTATTCATTACATTTGGCGTATGCTTACGGGCCGAAAGGAAGCAACATTCATGCAGCATCCTTTATTACATTACAAAGAAAACAGAAACATAAATTTCTGCATAACATGGGCTGAAAGGAAGCAACATTCATGCAACAACCTTTATGAGATTACAAAGAAAACGGAAACATATATTTCTGCATAACATGTGAACTGTAGTGCCGAACCATTCACAGACTTTATTCTTCTGGCCTTTTTAACTAGTAGCTCCCTATTCTCCTGGAGCGAACACGGCCGCATCATGGGTGTCAGACAGACCGGTGTTGGTCTTGACGGTGACCTTATCAGCAGAAGACTCATCCACATAGACCTCGACCAAAGACACCTCCTCGATCTTGACCCCGGTGACCTTCTTCATCTTGCCCTTCTCCACAAAAGCGGTCACCTCGGTGTCGTAGGAGACGGTCTGGTTGAGCTTGTTGAAGGtgtgctcgttcttcttcttctgaagcaTCCACACAAACCCACTCTCACAGTTGTGCCCGACCTCCTCGATGTCATCCATAGGAAAGAGGCCTTTTGGGAGGCCGAGCTCTTCGAGAAGCTCGACCGTCTTCTTCTTGCAGATATCGCTCCCCTTGTGGACCTCGGCACCGGCGCGGTGGCTCTCGACCAGCTGGGATGCCATTTGAGCAATGTCTTGTCTAAGAATTGTTTTCTTGGGAAGTGGGGTTTTAGTTTGTTGGGTTGGTAGATGAGCCTGTTGAAGGTGATAGATCAGGATCCGATGGTGCTGCCTTATATAGATGCTGCAAGTTGTACTGGCTGCGAAGAGCCTCTTCGAAGCTGCTACGTGCGCGCCTGCCCAGTGAGACCAGCAGCTCTCCTATGTGGACTTCCTCTTCCAGATACTTCATGTTTTGAAGAAGAAAAATGAACGTATCTCCTTTGGAGTTAGCTCATTACGTACAACCATATCTGACCATTGAAATGCCTTATGTTAAATTCCACACCAGAACACTGGAGTTGAGCTGGTCACGCATGACCGAATTGACCATTGCTTATATTGGTGTGTCATCGCAGCTGCAAGAAGGAACCAAAGCAGAGATCGTTTTGTCTCATCTGGTGAACGATGCAGTCATGCAGAGGTACCGTGTGATCGCCAAAGCACGAGGAGTTGATCCCTAGCATGTGTAGAGCAGGCGTCCAATAGCAGGTTCGGTGTTAAAGTCACGTGGACATGCACCTCTCCAATATTCTGTTGTAACCATGCGCCGGCGTCTCCTTGTCAATGGCCAGGTCGGTCAGGTGCTCTTTCCCGTTAATTAAGCGGGCAATTCTTGCTCTCTTCTTAATTAATAAAAATAACCAGTATTCTGCCTTGTTAAAAAAATGCTATTAAAGAATAGAGTAGCTTGGCATCATTGTAGATTTTGGTAGTTCCATTCACCGAATTATTTTTGCCTATTTAAATGTTTGGAATAGATTACTTTTGCATATTTCATGGCTGTTTTTCCTCACtaaattgaaaaaaaatccatAGTTTAGCAATCACAAACTTAGCCTTTTTATAGGTATTTTCCACATAAAATTGTAAGATAATTTAGGATTTCAACAGTCACAAACTTAGCCTCAAACTAACTAATTTCTAACCTTCCTGTTCCCAACTGAGTAGAGGGTTGTGGCATGATG
Above is a window of Triticum dicoccoides isolate Atlit2015 ecotype Zavitan chromosome 5B, WEW_v2.0, whole genome shotgun sequence DNA encoding:
- the LOC119305769 gene encoding uncharacterized protein LOC119305769, producing MASQLVESHRAGAEVHKGNDICKQKTVELLEELSLPKGLFPMDDIEEVGHNCESGFVWMLQKKKNEHTFKKINQTVSYDTEVTSFVEKGKMKKVTGVKIEDMSLVEVYVDESSADKVTVKTDTGLSDTHDAAAFSLGE
- the LOC119305770 gene encoding uncharacterized protein LOC119305770, with the protein product MASQLVESHRAGAEVHKGSDICKKKTVELLEELGLPKGLFPMDDIEEVGHNCESGFVWMLQKKKNEHTFNKLNQTVSYDTEVTAFVEKGKMKKVTGVKIEEVSLVEVYVDESSADKVTVKTNTGLSDTHDAAVFAPGE